The following DNA comes from Azotosporobacter soli.
ACGATGTTTGACCCCCACAATGGCTTTGCCTGCTGTCGGGGGTCTTTCTTCTTTTAAACGGAGTTTGGCTGTAAAATCGACTGGAGAAGTGGAGTTGCAGCGGAAATAAGAAAAAAGTTTATAAAAGTAGTTGACGATAAAATGTTATGGTGATATAATAAATCTTGTCGTTCGGGGCGTGGCTCAGCTTGGTAGAGCACCTGGCTTGGGACCAGGGGGTCGCAGGTTCGAATCCTGCCGCTCCGACCATCCTTATAAAATGTGCGGGTGTAGCTCAATGGTAGAGCCCTAGCCTTCCAAGCTAGCCACGTGGGTTCGATTCCCATCACCCGCTCCATTTTTGCGCCTGTAGCTCAGTTGGATAGAGCAACGGCCTTCTAAGCCGTGTGTCGAGCGTTCGAATCGCCCCAGGCGCACCAAATTTAAAATCTCCGGTTCTAGCGTTGCTAGAGCTTTTTTTGTTTGTAAAGATCTTCTTGCGCCTTGCATTTTGGGAAGACATGACACTGGGAGAAGGGGCGCATGAGGAATGATAGAAGATAAGAAGCTTTGTTTATAAAGGAGAGAAAGTTATGGCGCAGGAGATAAACAAAGAGCGGGACTTTTTAGTGATGGATTTTGAATTTACTACGCACAAAAGCATGATCGGTAAGCCCAGGGCTTTTTTCCCGGAGATCATTGAGGTTGGCGCGGTACGCACCGCGGCGCCGGAATTTTTACTGACAGAGACGTACCAAAGCTTTGTCAAACCGCGCTTTTTTCCGCGTTTGACGCAGGAGTGCAAAGACATTGCCATGATAAGCCAGGCGGATGTGGATGGCGGTCAGACGCTCGAGGAAATGATCACCGCCTTGCATAAACTCTACGAACCGGGCAAGACGCTCTTTGTCGCCTGGGGCGAGGCGGATCGTCAAGTCTTATTGGAACAATGCCGTCGGTATAAGATTGACTATCCGTTTGTTGAAGAGGACTATCTTGATTTAGCGGTCGCTTATAAAGAGTTTTACGACTTGCCCAGACGGCATTCGTTGAAACACGCGATCGAGGAACGGGAACTTGAAAGCCATGGCTTTTGGCATATGGCGATCAACGATGCGGTGAATACGGCCAAGGTATTGCAGCATTTGATTGCTGCAGGCTGGCGCTGGCAAGAACCGGAAGTTGCTTTGTAAGCATCTT
Coding sequences within:
- the kapD gene encoding 3'-5' exonuclease KapD is translated as MAQEINKERDFLVMDFEFTTHKSMIGKPRAFFPEIIEVGAVRTAAPEFLLTETYQSFVKPRFFPRLTQECKDIAMISQADVDGGQTLEEMITALHKLYEPGKTLFVAWGEADRQVLLEQCRRYKIDYPFVEEDYLDLAVAYKEFYDLPRRHSLKHAIEERELESHGFWHMAINDAVNTAKVLQHLIAAGWRWQEPEVAL